In Candidatus Vicinibacter proximus, the following are encoded in one genomic region:
- a CDS encoding helix-turn-helix domain-containing protein yields MNFLTLLSPEQKWLSQEDAMAKTGLKRTTLYKLRNLHKVKWSQIGRKVFYLNKSLDELLDNNSSEFDFKTKHTNK; encoded by the coding sequence ATGAATTTTTTAACTTTATTATCCCCGGAACAAAAGTGGTTAAGTCAGGAAGACGCTATGGCCAAGACCGGTCTCAAGAGGACTACCCTCTACAAATTAAGAAATCTCCATAAAGTAAAATGGAGTCAGATAGGACGGAAAGTGTTCTATTTAAACAAAAGCCTGGATGAATTGCTAGATAATAATTCTAGTGAATTTGACTTTAAAACAAAACATACCAATAAATAA